From the Bdellovibrio reynosensis genome, one window contains:
- the infA gene encoding translation initiation factor IF-1, whose protein sequence is MAKDDLVQIDGKVIDALAGGLYKIELENKAIINAKLCGKMRRFNIRVVVGDKVSVGVSPYDPSHGLIMFRHK, encoded by the coding sequence ATGGCAAAAGACGATTTAGTACAAATTGATGGGAAAGTAATCGACGCCCTAGCGGGTGGCCTTTACAAAATTGAACTCGAAAATAAAGCGATCATTAACGCTAAACTTTGCGGAAAAATGAGACGTTTTAATATTCGCGTGGTTGTGGGCGACAAAGTGAGTGTGGGAGTATCTCCATACGATCCAAGTCATGGCCTCATCATGTTCCGTCATAAATAA
- the lpxD gene encoding UDP-3-O-(3-hydroxymyristoyl)glucosamine N-acyltransferase codes for MITAEVIKDLNSSDLNFVSGSVQAVATKVLPPESCDSETLVFVSKPEQLEMALKAKAPIIVALKNLNLPTDTQSTLFTTASIQLGMAAILPLFDGKMDRFNQETKIHPTAFIHPTAHLGKNVGVGPFAVIGEHVKIGDGSTIGAHTVIESYAEVGDHSLLHPQVFLGSHCIVGARCEIHPHTTIGADGFSFAPTKGQPKKIPQIGKVVIGDDVEIGANCAIDRAALTETKIGSGTKMDNLCHIAHNVEIGQNCLIAGKFSVAGSSKIGNHFMCGGEVAIGPHVTVCDGVIMAGRSCTTGDITKPGQYGGFPLEPMRDYLKTLSSFTSLTKLRKDMGKVKTHLGLQDE; via the coding sequence ATGATTACAGCAGAAGTTATCAAAGACCTGAATTCATCCGATCTCAACTTTGTATCCGGCTCCGTTCAAGCCGTTGCGACAAAGGTTCTTCCACCTGAAAGCTGCGATTCTGAAACTTTGGTTTTCGTTTCTAAGCCCGAACAGTTGGAAATGGCCCTTAAAGCCAAGGCACCTATCATCGTCGCACTAAAAAACTTAAACCTGCCGACAGATACACAAAGTACGCTTTTCACGACGGCATCGATTCAACTGGGAATGGCAGCAATCCTTCCTTTGTTCGATGGGAAAATGGATCGCTTCAATCAAGAAACTAAGATTCATCCCACGGCTTTCATTCATCCCACAGCCCACTTAGGCAAAAATGTTGGAGTCGGCCCGTTTGCGGTGATCGGTGAGCACGTAAAAATCGGTGACGGATCAACAATTGGCGCCCACACCGTTATTGAATCCTATGCGGAAGTTGGAGATCACAGTTTGTTGCACCCGCAAGTTTTCTTGGGCTCTCACTGTATCGTGGGTGCACGCTGCGAAATTCATCCACACACAACAATCGGTGCTGATGGTTTTTCGTTTGCTCCTACTAAAGGGCAACCTAAAAAGATCCCGCAAATCGGTAAAGTCGTTATCGGTGATGATGTGGAAATTGGTGCTAACTGCGCCATCGATCGCGCCGCTTTAACAGAAACTAAGATCGGTAGCGGCACAAAGATGGATAATCTTTGCCATATCGCCCATAACGTAGAAATCGGTCAAAATTGTTTGATCGCCGGTAAATTCAGCGTGGCAGGTTCAAGCAAAATCGGGAATCACTTTATGTGTGGTGGCGAAGTTGCTATTGGGCCCCATGTAACAGTTTGCGATGGCGTTATCATGGCTGGCCGCAGCTGCACCACAGGAGACATCACAAAACCTGGACAATACGGCGGCTTCCCGTTAGAGCCTATGCGTGACTATTTAAAAACTTTATCTAGCTTCACTTCACTAACGAAGCTTAGAAAAGATATGGGCAAGGTGAAAACACATCTTGGCCTGCAAGACGAATAA
- a CDS encoding DUF5615 family PIN-like protein, whose translation MTSAHSGAARGKPSLQFFVDENLLGLVKRLRMMGIDSSTLPGAADDAVLEVAIEENRIILTKDRKFFERIPAGRGYFVKADDAKDQLLEVLEQFPLQDYDEALSRCFQCNTPIQAIDKAQVKERVDAKTYSLYEQFYECPTCLRIYWEGSHFDKMVKEVEKVRRDLSK comes from the coding sequence TTGACTAGCGCGCACTCTGGCGCAGCCAGAGGTAAACCTTCCCTTCAATTTTTTGTTGATGAAAATCTTTTGGGCCTTGTGAAGCGCCTGCGCATGATGGGAATTGATTCTTCCACCTTGCCTGGTGCTGCTGACGATGCCGTTCTTGAAGTAGCCATAGAAGAAAATCGAATTATTTTAACTAAAGATCGTAAGTTCTTTGAGCGTATTCCTGCTGGGCGCGGGTACTTCGTTAAGGCAGATGATGCTAAGGACCAGTTGCTCGAAGTTTTAGAGCAGTTCCCTTTGCAGGATTATGATGAAGCTTTATCTCGATGCTTTCAGTGCAATACGCCGATTCAGGCAATTGATAAGGCACAAGTGAAAGAGCGTGTTGATGCAAAAACCTATTCTTTGTATGAACAGTTTTACGAGTGCCCTACATGCCTAAGAATATATTGGGAAGGTTCGCACTTTGATAAGATGGTTAAAGAAGTGGAAAAGGTACGAAGAGATCTTTCAAAATAA
- a CDS encoding THUMP domain-containing class I SAM-dependent RNA methyltransferase, whose translation MPIFFASTARGLVEPLEAELKGLGLKVVDKTAGGVTFDSNWKGCYKANLHSRLASRILKPILDFTAYEPDELYNNILKHDFTKYIKPTQTISIDASVSDSKMRDQRFVAMKIKDAIVDQFRDKYGVRPDVDNYNPALRIQVRCVKNMFNVSIDTSGESLFKRGYRKEVGEAPLKENLAAGLIKLSEWDQQTPIVDLMCGSGTFLIEAAMMSLNIAPGINRTRFGFQNLLGFEKEAWDDVVQEALDAEKETLEFKFYGYDIDNKVIKNAKDNARNAGVDEVIEFKKESVATVEPPVEKGLIIVNPPYGARIGDEDNLRDVYRDLSFTLKHRFKGWDAWILSGNKELMADLKLKATRKHFVFNGNIECRFLKYSMF comes from the coding sequence ATGCCAATCTTTTTTGCCTCCACAGCCCGCGGATTAGTAGAACCTCTTGAAGCCGAACTTAAAGGACTAGGTCTTAAAGTTGTCGATAAGACTGCCGGCGGAGTTACTTTTGATAGCAACTGGAAAGGTTGTTACAAAGCCAATCTGCACTCTCGTTTAGCAAGCCGTATCTTAAAGCCGATTTTGGACTTTACGGCGTACGAGCCTGACGAATTATATAACAACATTCTTAAGCACGATTTCACTAAGTACATTAAGCCGACTCAGACGATTTCAATTGATGCTTCTGTGTCTGATTCAAAAATGCGTGACCAACGTTTCGTTGCGATGAAAATCAAAGACGCTATCGTGGACCAGTTCCGTGATAAGTACGGTGTTCGCCCTGACGTTGATAATTACAACCCGGCTTTGCGCATTCAAGTTCGTTGCGTGAAAAATATGTTTAACGTTTCTATCGATACTTCTGGCGAAAGCTTATTTAAACGTGGCTACCGTAAAGAAGTAGGTGAAGCTCCGTTAAAAGAAAACTTAGCTGCGGGTCTTATTAAACTTTCTGAGTGGGATCAGCAAACTCCGATCGTGGATTTGATGTGCGGTTCTGGAACTTTTTTGATTGAAGCAGCGATGATGTCTTTGAACATCGCTCCTGGTATCAATCGCACTCGTTTTGGTTTCCAAAATCTTTTAGGCTTTGAAAAAGAAGCTTGGGACGACGTTGTTCAAGAAGCTTTGGATGCTGAAAAAGAAACGTTGGAATTTAAATTCTACGGATATGATATCGACAACAAAGTTATTAAGAATGCCAAAGACAATGCTAGAAATGCTGGCGTTGACGAAGTGATTGAGTTCAAAAAAGAATCCGTAGCAACTGTTGAACCACCTGTGGAAAAAGGTTTGATCATCGTTAATCCTCCGTACGGAGCGCGTATCGGTGATGAAGACAATCTTCGTGACGTGTATCGTGATCTTAGCTTCACGCTTAAACACCGTTTCAAAGGTTGGGATGCTTGGATCCTTTCAGGAAACAAAGAGTTGATGGCTGATTTGAAATTAAAAGCCACTCGCAAGCACTTTGTATTCAATGGTAATATTGAGTGCAGATTCCTTAAGTATTCGATGTTCTAA
- a CDS encoding electron transfer flavoprotein-ubiquinone oxidoreductase, whose protein sequence is MSTMYTELPEGVTRETMDVDVLIVGGGSSGLSCALHLQNQIQKHNEDVSAGRKTGEQIPEQMIVVLEKASEVGAHSLSGAVLNPKALRELIPNFKEEGAPLETEVKKDAVYYLGSDFSFKLPIVPPPFHNEGNYITSISKFNRWLGSKCEEKGINIFPGFAAVEALYEGDKIVGVRTGDKGRDKNGKPKANFEPGLILKSKVTIFAEGTRGSLFKQVEKKLNLRAGKNPEVFEEGVKEIIQMPPGTVEAGQVIHTLGFPLSKSIGGTFIYTIPGDKIILGLVAYLDTNDPLLDPHRELQKLKTHPFLQSMLKGGKVVAYGGKTLPAGGWYSMPRLYGDGFMVCGDSASMVDVQKLKGIHLAMKSGMQAAETIMDGLLKGGEFTAEVTQGYEKRIEAGYVKDELYRVRNFHQTLSKGMFASLPLIGLQEMTGGRGLKDNMKIEHIDADTTEKVVDVWGPYGLEHEDNKLPKPDGELFFDKLSSVYMTGTMHDEDSPNHLILKDGDICRTVCEPNYKSPCNHFCPASVYEMVPSKVEAGKKDLQINYTNCIHCKTCDIKCPFENIEWTVPEGGGGPQYREV, encoded by the coding sequence ATGTCAACAATGTATACTGAACTACCAGAAGGCGTAACCCGCGAAACCATGGACGTTGATGTTCTTATCGTCGGCGGTGGATCTTCAGGTTTATCTTGCGCCCTTCATTTGCAAAACCAAATTCAAAAACATAATGAAGATGTTTCTGCGGGTCGCAAAACCGGCGAACAAATTCCAGAGCAAATGATCGTGGTTCTTGAAAAAGCTTCTGAGGTTGGTGCCCACAGCTTGTCGGGTGCGGTTTTAAATCCAAAAGCTTTGCGTGAACTTATTCCTAATTTTAAGGAAGAAGGCGCACCACTTGAAACTGAAGTTAAAAAAGATGCGGTTTACTATCTAGGTTCTGATTTTTCTTTTAAACTTCCGATTGTTCCTCCGCCATTTCATAACGAAGGGAACTACATCACTTCAATTTCTAAATTCAACCGCTGGTTGGGTTCTAAGTGTGAAGAAAAAGGGATCAATATCTTCCCTGGCTTTGCTGCTGTAGAAGCGTTGTATGAAGGTGATAAAATTGTCGGAGTTCGTACTGGCGATAAAGGCCGTGATAAAAATGGTAAACCAAAAGCGAACTTTGAACCTGGTTTGATTTTAAAATCAAAAGTTACGATCTTCGCAGAGGGAACTCGCGGATCCTTATTCAAACAAGTTGAAAAGAAATTAAATCTTCGCGCTGGAAAAAATCCTGAAGTATTTGAAGAAGGCGTAAAAGAAATTATCCAAATGCCTCCGGGCACTGTGGAAGCGGGCCAAGTGATTCACACTTTGGGTTTCCCACTTTCTAAGTCTATCGGTGGTACTTTCATTTACACAATCCCAGGTGACAAAATCATCCTAGGTCTTGTGGCTTATTTGGATACGAACGATCCTTTGTTGGATCCACATCGTGAATTGCAAAAACTGAAAACTCATCCGTTCCTACAAAGCATGCTTAAAGGCGGTAAAGTAGTGGCTTACGGTGGTAAGACACTTCCTGCGGGCGGTTGGTATTCAATGCCTCGCTTGTACGGTGATGGCTTCATGGTTTGCGGTGATTCTGCAAGCATGGTGGATGTTCAGAAGCTTAAAGGTATTCACTTGGCGATGAAGTCAGGTATGCAAGCAGCTGAAACTATTATGGATGGTCTTCTTAAAGGTGGTGAGTTCACTGCCGAAGTGACTCAAGGTTATGAAAAACGCATTGAAGCTGGTTACGTAAAAGACGAGCTTTACCGCGTTCGTAACTTCCACCAAACATTAAGCAAAGGCATGTTTGCCTCTTTGCCTTTAATCGGTTTGCAAGAAATGACTGGTGGCCGTGGTCTTAAAGACAACATGAAGATCGAGCATATCGATGCGGATACGACTGAGAAGGTGGTCGACGTTTGGGGTCCTTACGGTCTTGAGCATGAAGACAATAAGCTGCCTAAACCAGATGGCGAATTGTTCTTTGATAAACTTTCTAGCGTTTACATGACGGGCACTATGCATGATGAAGATTCCCCGAACCACCTTATTTTGAAGGATGGGGATATTTGCCGTACGGTGTGTGAGCCGAACTATAAGTCGCCATGTAACCACTTCTGCCCAGCAAGCGTGTACGAGATGGTACCGTCAAAAGTTGAGGCAGGTAAGAAGGACTTACAAATCAATTATACCAACTGTATTCACTGTAAAACTTGTGATATTAAGTGCCCATTCGAAAATATCGAGTGGACCGTTCCTGAAGGGGGCGGTGGACCACAATATCGCGAAGTATAG
- a CDS encoding carbon-nitrogen hydrolase family protein — translation MSSELVVAAVQMTSVDDVDANLQQISELLKETFKKDQPRLVCFPENCLYMRVKEGEPINGFDLSHSAFAQLSSLAKQYKTHLHLGSVPLLVDGVLFNSSILITPEGEVRPTYQKMHLFDIQLEGQKPIRESDVFSHGQKPSLIEVDGWRIGESICYDLRFSELFARYAKQDADLILIPAAFLVKTGEAHWEVLLRARAIESQAYVLASAQGGTHHGVRGGSRDTFGHTSVIDPWGAVIAQVKESRPGVTIAILSRGRIAQVRQQIPMKSHRRLPVA, via the coding sequence ATGAGTTCGGAACTAGTGGTTGCAGCCGTGCAGATGACGTCGGTTGATGATGTCGATGCAAACTTGCAGCAAATTTCTGAACTCCTAAAAGAGACCTTTAAAAAAGACCAACCTCGCTTGGTCTGTTTTCCTGAAAATTGCCTATATATGAGAGTGAAAGAAGGGGAGCCGATCAATGGTTTTGACCTTTCTCACTCTGCATTTGCGCAACTTTCTTCTTTAGCAAAACAATATAAGACTCATTTGCATTTAGGTTCGGTCCCGCTTTTGGTTGATGGGGTTTTATTTAACTCTTCAATCTTAATCACTCCTGAAGGTGAAGTTCGCCCGACATATCAGAAGATGCATTTGTTCGATATTCAGCTTGAAGGGCAAAAGCCTATTCGTGAATCCGATGTTTTTAGTCATGGGCAAAAACCGAGTTTGATTGAAGTCGATGGTTGGCGCATTGGTGAATCAATTTGTTATGATCTGCGTTTTTCAGAGCTTTTTGCTCGTTATGCTAAGCAGGATGCTGATTTGATTTTAATTCCTGCAGCGTTCTTGGTGAAAACAGGAGAAGCGCATTGGGAAGTGCTTTTGCGTGCTCGCGCAATTGAAAGTCAGGCCTATGTTTTAGCTAGTGCTCAAGGTGGAACTCATCATGGTGTTCGTGGAGGTTCCAGAGATACATTTGGTCACACGTCAGTGATTGACCCTTGGGGAGCTGTTATTGCCCAAGTTAAAGAGTCTCGCCCAGGTGTGACAATCGCGATACTTTCTAGAGGAAGAATTGCTCAGGTTCGTCAGCAGATTCCGATGAAGTCCCATCGCCGTCTTCCAGTTGCCTAA
- a CDS encoding KOW motif-containing protein — MKLKVKKGATVQVITGSDKGKKGSVLAVDAKNMLVKVQGVKVQTHYDKKDGLLKKEGFINYSNVKLVEAATKEKKTSKKATKSKSA, encoded by the coding sequence ATGAAATTAAAAGTAAAAAAAGGTGCGACTGTTCAAGTTATCACTGGCTCTGATAAGGGCAAAAAAGGTTCTGTTTTGGCTGTAGACGCTAAAAATATGTTAGTAAAAGTTCAAGGTGTGAAAGTTCAAACACACTATGATAAAAAAGACGGTCTTTTGAAAAAAGAAGGCTTCATCAACTATTCAAACGTGAAACTAGTTGAAGCTGCTACTAAAGAAAAAAAGACTTCTAAAAAAGCTACTAAATCTAAGTCTGCTTAG
- the rpmB gene encoding 50S ribosomal protein L28: MSRCEITGKGPVVKNLVSHSNIKTKSTAQPNVQKKRIFSRVLNQMVRLQIATSAIRDMEHVGGFDNYLLNSDDSKLSKRAAAVKSRIKKKISTKK, encoded by the coding sequence ATGAGCAGATGCGAAATTACCGGAAAAGGCCCAGTTGTTAAGAACTTGGTGTCCCACTCTAATATTAAAACAAAATCAACAGCTCAACCAAATGTTCAAAAGAAACGCATATTTAGCCGCGTTTTGAACCAAATGGTGAGATTGCAAATCGCGACCAGCGCTATCCGTGATATGGAACACGTTGGCGGTTTTGATAACTACCTTCTTAATTCTGATGACTCTAAGCTTTCAAAAAGAGCTGCAGCAGTAAAATCTAGAATTAAAAAGAAAATCAGCACTAAGAAATAA
- the rpsR gene encoding 30S ribosomal protein S18, which yields MKKTTRSKYRQEFSGDHVFDYKDPASLTRFIGDGGKITPSRISKLSVAQQKRVAAAVKKSRNLALLPSGSDAFDNFHRAEAISPVPFEI from the coding sequence ATGAAAAAAACTACTCGTAGCAAATACAGACAAGAATTCTCAGGCGACCACGTTTTTGATTACAAAGATCCGGCATCTTTGACTCGTTTCATCGGCGACGGCGGTAAAATCACTCCATCTCGCATCTCTAAATTATCAGTAGCTCAACAAAAAAGAGTTGCAGCTGCAGTTAAAAAGTCTCGCAACCTAGCTTTATTGCCTTCTGGTTCAGACGCTTTTGACAATTTCCACAGAGCTGAAGCTATCTCTCCAGTTCCATTCGAGATCTAA
- a CDS encoding sigma-70 RNA polymerase sigma factor region 4 domain-containing protein translates to MKERNIHLLEKTATPQSYASSEEVEFAVRALTPGDRKKLLLSARFWWRKFGLHYSELQPEDLLQEAVCRALSGDRKWPKHVSFIKFISQTIKSIAGHHRTSRESELDRINQKITDGSSDQDSKIDAAAEVEKIRIFFGEDTQGFEVLKLKAEGLDGVEIMEALELDEKEWETVRKRVQRKVAKYIASKEEE, encoded by the coding sequence ATGAAAGAACGTAACATCCATTTACTAGAAAAAACGGCCACGCCACAAAGTTACGCCTCTAGCGAGGAAGTGGAGTTCGCCGTTCGAGCACTAACACCAGGTGATCGCAAAAAACTTCTGCTTTCAGCGCGGTTCTGGTGGCGAAAGTTTGGCCTGCACTACTCTGAACTCCAGCCCGAGGACCTCTTACAAGAAGCAGTCTGTCGCGCACTAAGTGGAGATAGAAAGTGGCCCAAGCACGTCTCCTTTATCAAGTTCATTAGCCAGACAATCAAAAGTATTGCTGGCCACCACCGCACAAGCAGAGAGTCTGAGCTAGATCGAATCAACCAAAAGATCACTGACGGATCAAGCGATCAAGACTCTAAGATTGACGCTGCCGCTGAAGTTGAAAAGATTCGTATCTTTTTTGGTGAAGACACTCAAGGTTTTGAAGTTCTAAAGTTGAAAGCTGAAGGACTTGATGGCGTAGAGATTATGGAAGCCCTCGAACTCGATGAAAAGGAATGGGAAACCGTTCGAAAGAGGGTTCAAAGAAAGGTCGCTAAATACATAGCAAGCAAAGAGGAGGAGTAA
- a CDS encoding helix-turn-helix domain-containing protein, which translates to MNNKSNNKKPSPQSILQAFESFAFEATEKELDEALTAAGEDPKSILKAADSAIARALAEAGRISSKTEPKIQNQKALHEGLRTIITLLRRKKGISQEELAALARINLSDVRNIETDDYFTPSPRTVYQLEQFFELEPRSLVLMSGTVSKHSSGFTDQIVKFAAHSKEIGKLSSEEKKLLNDFVKFLSNELKKRG; encoded by the coding sequence ATGAATAACAAATCAAATAACAAAAAGCCTTCGCCTCAATCAATCTTACAAGCGTTTGAGAGCTTTGCATTTGAGGCAACTGAAAAGGAACTCGATGAAGCCCTCACTGCGGCAGGTGAAGATCCAAAGAGTATACTAAAAGCTGCTGATTCAGCGATTGCTCGCGCACTTGCCGAGGCAGGTAGGATATCTTCGAAAACCGAGCCAAAGATTCAAAACCAAAAGGCTCTTCATGAGGGCCTTCGAACTATCATAACCCTATTGAGACGCAAGAAAGGCATTAGCCAAGAAGAATTAGCAGCTTTAGCAAGAATAAATCTCAGTGATGTACGGAATATTGAAACGGATGACTATTTCACCCCAAGTCCACGAACTGTCTATCAACTTGAACAGTTTTTTGAGCTTGAGCCTCGATCATTGGTATTGATGTCAGGCACAGTATCTAAACACTCTTCAGGATTTACTGATCAAATAGTTAAATTTGCCGCTCACTCAAAAGAGATAGGAAAGTTAAGTTCAGAAGAAAAGAAACTCCTAAATGACTTTGTTAAGTTTCTTTCAAATGAACTTAAAAAGCGCGGATAA
- a CDS encoding ImmA/IrrE family metallo-endopeptidase, with amino-acid sequence MKNPTVGKHEAEDLKKIVEKVIKGLGNPKPPLDLRDVRELLKLDVRYYSSTNDSFLQETISRMKIAGKQIIKRPSLLLDVVKKAKLSALWIPDHKRILIDESTPKLKHRWFEGHEIGHGLAPWHKLFLFGDNQETLGQGCHEQLEAEANFAAGQLLFLQDRFVIEGNDNQANMKTVLQLSEVFGNTKTSTLWRFVEECHEDKFLVGVISQHPHHPKNDFDALAPIKHLVESPGFKEQFGNINVFNLFASIKKYCSRNKGGPLGTAMIRLLDVNGDAHDFRFESFSNSYECLTLGVYVRKVGIIF; translated from the coding sequence ATGAAAAATCCTACAGTCGGTAAACATGAGGCAGAGGACTTAAAGAAGATTGTTGAGAAAGTTATAAAGGGTCTTGGAAATCCAAAACCACCCCTTGACTTGCGTGACGTGCGAGAGCTACTTAAGCTCGACGTACGATATTATAGCAGTACAAATGACAGCTTTCTTCAGGAGACTATTAGTCGAATGAAAATTGCTGGAAAGCAGATCATTAAGCGTCCTTCGTTATTATTGGACGTCGTGAAAAAAGCAAAGCTCTCAGCACTTTGGATTCCTGATCATAAGCGTATTTTAATCGATGAAAGCACACCCAAACTAAAACATCGATGGTTTGAAGGTCATGAGATTGGCCATGGGCTAGCCCCATGGCATAAACTATTCCTATTTGGCGACAACCAGGAAACACTGGGCCAAGGGTGCCACGAACAGCTGGAGGCAGAAGCAAATTTTGCAGCGGGGCAACTTCTATTTCTTCAAGATCGTTTTGTTATTGAAGGGAATGACAATCAAGCCAACATGAAAACGGTTCTTCAACTTTCAGAAGTTTTTGGAAATACAAAAACTTCCACGCTTTGGCGTTTTGTTGAAGAATGTCATGAAGACAAGTTTCTGGTGGGGGTAATTTCCCAACACCCTCACCATCCTAAAAATGACTTCGATGCGCTAGCACCAATCAAGCATCTGGTTGAATCACCTGGATTCAAAGAACAGTTTGGTAATATCAATGTCTTTAATCTCTTTGCATCGATCAAAAAGTATTGTTCTCGCAACAAAGGCGGCCCATTGGGAACGGCGATGATACGCCTTCTCGATGTGAACGGCGATGCTCATGACTTCCGCTTCGAAAGCTTTTCAAATTCTTACGAATGCCTGACCTTAGGAGTTTACGTTCGTAAAGTCGGAATTATTTTTTAA
- a CDS encoding multiubiquitin domain-containing protein, giving the protein MKDIEVTKQKTRIHIDREEFESKNPTTGKALYKLADIPDNRELFKSVTGDSEDFLISRDDHEVVLHEDDHFYTQKEVPIIVNGKRKETVQYDLSFDELVKLAFENPPYGPNTLFTITYRNGPKKNPEGTLTAGHSVRIKKGMVFNVTATDKS; this is encoded by the coding sequence ATGAAAGACATTGAAGTAACGAAACAGAAAACTCGTATCCACATCGACAGGGAAGAATTCGAGTCCAAGAATCCAACAACTGGAAAGGCGCTCTACAAGCTTGCCGACATTCCAGACAACAGAGAACTGTTCAAATCTGTGACTGGCGATTCTGAAGACTTTCTTATCTCGCGCGATGACCATGAAGTAGTCCTTCACGAGGACGACCACTTTTACACTCAAAAAGAAGTTCCGATCATTGTGAACGGTAAAAGGAAAGAGACAGTCCAGTACGACTTATCTTTCGATGAACTCGTGAAACTAGCATTCGAAAATCCACCATACGGCCCCAATACACTCTTTACAATTACATATCGTAATGGTCCCAAAAAGAATCCCGAGGGCACACTCACGGCTGGTCACAGCGTAAGAATCAAGAAAGGAATGGTGTTCAATGTCACAGCAACTGATAAATCGTAG
- a CDS encoding ThiF family adenylyltransferase yields the protein MSQQLINRSSDLKRLQDEGYEIEIRANHLLVKNVPYLTSRKEVRLGVLVSTLTLAGDKTTIPDDHQTHFQGEVPCHEDGSPNGKILNQSARRTLGNGVEIDHSFSARPKENGGRYLDYYDKITTYVAILEGPAQTVDPSATAKTFSVIPAETTSIFKYVDTASSRAAIGAVTDKLRTGKIGIIGLGGTGSYILDQIAKTPVDEIHLFDGDLFLQHNAFRSPGAPSIDTLLKKQNKAEYFGEIYSMMRNGIVVHPYEVNSTNLDHLKEMTFVFIAIDNGPAKRTIIEALEAWNIPFIDVGMGVYLAEDKVGGILRVTASSPAMRNHVHEKGRISFGAAHEENEYNRNIQIADLNALNGILAVIKWKKMMGFYLDFENEYFSTYTIDGNHLNNEDSDNEI from the coding sequence ATGTCACAGCAACTGATAAATCGTAGTTCGGACTTAAAGCGCCTTCAAGACGAGGGCTATGAAATTGAAATTCGCGCCAACCACCTACTCGTTAAGAACGTTCCTTACCTGACCTCCAGAAAGGAGGTCAGACTTGGAGTTCTAGTCTCAACTTTGACTCTAGCAGGCGACAAAACAACGATTCCGGATGACCATCAAACCCACTTCCAAGGTGAGGTTCCATGTCATGAAGATGGCTCTCCCAACGGTAAGATCTTGAATCAATCGGCCCGAAGAACTCTCGGCAACGGAGTCGAAATTGACCATTCATTTTCCGCTCGTCCAAAAGAGAACGGAGGTCGCTACCTAGATTATTACGACAAGATTACTACGTACGTAGCAATCCTCGAAGGGCCTGCTCAAACTGTTGATCCGTCGGCTACCGCCAAAACTTTCTCTGTCATTCCAGCGGAAACAACTTCCATCTTCAAGTACGTCGATACCGCGTCAAGCAGAGCTGCAATTGGCGCGGTCACGGACAAACTAAGAACAGGAAAAATTGGCATCATTGGTCTTGGTGGTACGGGCTCCTACATCTTGGATCAAATTGCAAAAACACCAGTCGATGAAATCCATTTATTCGATGGTGACTTATTTCTTCAGCACAACGCCTTCAGATCGCCGGGCGCACCTTCGATCGACACACTGTTGAAAAAGCAAAATAAGGCCGAGTATTTTGGCGAGATCTACTCGATGATGCGAAATGGAATCGTAGTTCATCCTTACGAGGTCAATAGTACTAACTTAGATCACCTTAAAGAGATGACTTTTGTCTTTATCGCTATCGACAATGGCCCCGCCAAGCGAACTATTATCGAGGCTTTAGAGGCATGGAATATCCCCTTCATTGATGTCGGTATGGGAGTATATTTAGCCGAGGATAAGGTGGGCGGTATTCTAAGAGTCACAGCGAGCTCCCCGGCCATGAGAAATCATGTGCACGAAAAAGGGAGAATTTCATTCGGTGCCGCTCACGAAGAAAATGAATACAATCGAAATATTCAAATTGCTGATCTCAATGCATTGAATGGCATTTTGGCCGTCATCAAGTGGAAAAAAATGATGGGGTTCTACCTTGATTTTGAGAACGAATACTTCAGCACCTACACCATTGACGGAAATCATTTGAATAATGAGGACAGTGACAATGAAATCTAA